The window CGCCAATTGATGTTTCTATCTCTGTTTTCGAAGGATGGAATTTACTCTCGCTTCCGGTTTTAGCGGGAAATGATTCAGTGCATCATATTTTCCCTCAGGCTCTGTCTCAACCATTTTTCTTTGACCATTCAAATGGATATGGTACAAGTCAAAGAATTGAACGTGGGAAAGGTTACTGGCTGAAATTCGATACGACGCAAAATATTTCAGTGAGTGGATTTCAGATAGACGCTGATACCATAGACGTGAAAGCAGGATGGAATCTTATCGGAACCATTTCTGAACCTGTTTCCATAGATTCGGTTATATCAATTCCCGATGGAATTATTTCTTCTCAGTTCTTTGGATATCATTTCGGTTATGTTTCTCCAACTGTGCTTGAACCTGCAAAGGGTTATTGGGTGAAAGTAAGTCAAGATGGAAAGATATACTTATCAGGTACAACAATGTATAAGCGATAGCGTTTTTTTCTTTTTGAACACCCGATTGTTTTTGATTTACTTCCTTTGTCCAAAAGAGAAAACCGATTGCGAGAAGAACCGTATCGAAGTCATAATGTTTTGCCGTGTTCGTTGGCTAAGAACAGTATGTTTTTATTGATTTCCATCTGCAAAAATCGTATTTTCTTCCCGCAATGAACACCGTACACTTCCAAGCCAACCTTTCTGCAACCAAAGAATTTCTTTTCCGGTTGATTTCAAAAAATGTAACCACCGATGCAAATACGTGGCTTCAATCTGTAACGGACGAAACCCAAACAGAACGACGCAAGTATCTTGCATTTAGCATGGCGCCGAGACATACGGGAAAGTCTCAACTCACGCTCAGTGAAGCGGAACTTACGGAAGCGAAGAACATCAGGAAGAATTGGCGACCGGAATTATGGTCTGCCGAGCAAGCAACTCGTGTTCTGATTCTTCTTTCATTCTTCAATGGAGATTTTGGAGCGTTCAAAAAAACACTCGACACGTTGTTCCTTTCGGCAGATGTCGGAGAACTTGTCGCGCTGTATTCAAGTCTGCCCCTTCTTCCGAACCCGACTGAATTTGCTGCACGTGCATCGGAAGGTGTTCGCACCAACATGACAAGCGTGTTCGATGCAGTAGTTCTGAACAATCCGTATCCTTCAGAATATTTAAGTGAGCAAGCATGGAATCAAATGGTGTTGAAAGCGATTTTTGTCGGTCGCCCGTTGTACAAAATCATCGGGCTTGACGAACGGAGAAATCCTGAACTTGCCCGAATGGTTTCTGATTTTGCACACGAGCGATGGGCGGCAGGCAGGACCGTAACTCCCGAAGCATGGCGACTCGTTGCGCCGTTTCTGCAAACCAATGAATCACTTCAAAACGATTTGAAGAAAGTGGAGAACGATAGCAATCACCTTCAACAGAAAGCCGCCGCATTGGTACTGAGGGAAGCGGGAATTTCTTCCACTCGAATTGAAGACACAAGGAGTTGGCAGACACTTGCCGATGAATGGTACTCTAAATAATTTGATGAGTATGAATCTTGTACAAGAAAAATCCTAAACACGAAAACCTAATATCTAAACAAATTTTAAATTCTAATTTAGGGTAGTTCTAAAACTTCAATTACAAATGTTTAACCGCTAAGCACACAAAGAATACGCAAAGTGGCGCAAAGAAAATAGAGTTTTTAGAACTACCCTTTATCAATACCATTTGTTGGATAATTCTTATTTCGTGCTTGTTTAGGATTTTGATTTTAGATTTTCGGATTTACAAACCCGGATATTACTTTGAAAGCGTAAGATAAAATTATGAACACTCAACCTTTGAAATTTATTGACCCGCATGTTCACATGAGTTCACGAACGACGGACGATTACGAAGCAATGCATAAAGCAGGAATTGTTGCAGTCATCGAGCCGGCGTTCTGGCAGGGACAACTTCGTACGTCGGTCGGTTCCTTCCGCGATTATTTCAGCAGTCTGATTGGATGGGAACGGTTCCGAGCAAGTCAGTTCGGCATCAAACATTATTGTACGATTGGACTCAACTCGAAAGAGGCGAACAATGAAGCGCTTTCGGAGGAAGTCATGGAAATTCTTCCCCTCTTTGTTTGCAAAGATGGCGTTGTCGGTGTGGGCGAGATTGGTTACGATGACCAAACGGCGGCTGAGGATAAATATTTCCGCGCACAGATTGAACTCGCGAAAGAAGTGAATCTTCCGATTCAAATTCACACGCCGCACCGTGATAAAAAAGCAGGCACATCCCGAAGCATGGACGTATGCAACGAACATAAAGTTGACCCATCGCTCGTTATCGTTGACCACAACAATGAAGAGACGGTGAAGGAAGTTCTTGACCGCGGATTCTGGGCGGCGTTCACGTTGTATCCATTCACGAAGATGGGACCAGAGCGAATGGTTGAGATTGTCCATCAGTACGGAAGTCGCCACATCATGATTAACAGCGCCGCAGATTGGGGAATCAGCGACCCGCTTGCCATGCCGAAAACAGCAGCGATGATGCTCGAACGTGGAATTCCCCGCGAACATGTGATTGATGTTTGTTACAACAACGCGCTTGCCGCGTTTAGTCAGAGCGGACAGATGCGCGAAGAGGACTGGCTCAATCCTCAGGAAATAAATCGGCTTGAAAAGTTTGGTGGCAATACGGTTCTGCGCGGCGGTCAGCCAACGCAAGTCGAGGCGACATCAAGAGTGAAATAAAATAATGTGAAACTCATTTCGTTCCTCCGCCTCGCGCGCCCGGCGAATATTCTCACCGCAATCGCGGACATCATGCTTGGGTATGCGGTATCCGGATTAGTTTCTTATTCCTCTACTTCGCTTGATTTTTCGATTGCAGAATATCAATCTTTCATCTTTCTGATTCTTTCTACAATTGGATTGTATGGAGGGGGAATTGTTTTCAATGATGTCTTCGATGCAGAACTTGATGCACGCGAGAGACCCGAACGGCTAATTCCGAGCGGGAAGGTTTCAAAAATATCTGCAATAATTTTTGGAGTGATACTTTTCCTTGGAGCGATAATTTCAGCAAGTCAGATTTCGACGACGAGTGTAGTTATTTCATTCATCATCATTGGTTTGTCTCTTTTCTATGATGCCATTGGGAAGCACTTGTTTTTCGGACCAATCAACATGGGGCTGTGTCGTGCGATGAATTTGTTATTGGGAATGAGCGCTGTTCCATCCGCATTGAGTACGCATTGGTATGTTGCATTGATTCCGCTTTTATATATTTCTTCCGTCACGATGTTCAGTCGTAGCGAAGTTCAAGGAGGTGGTAGGTCAACTCTTGTTTTCGGGTTTGTGATAAATATCCTTATCACAATTTCTGTACTTATTTTTTCAGTGATTTCATTACATACTATTCTGGGAACACTCCCATTTTTGTTTTTCTTTTTCCTGTTTACAAACATTCCGCTTGTGAAAGCAATTAAAGAGCCATCAGCGAATCAAATAAGAAACGCCGTGCGAGCCGGAGTGATTGGGTTGATATTGTTAGATGCTTCCATCGCCGTAAGTTTCGGAGGATGGGGTTATGCGCTGATGATAGTTTTATTACTTCCCGTTTCAATTTTTCTTTCCAAAAGATTTGCTGTAACCTGATTGTGTGCTGATTTCCATCGTTCGGAATCTGGAAAAATTCTTCTATATTTGAGCCATGAAAATGTGGAAATCAATCATCTCTGATTCGAGAGTATTTATGAAATCGTTGAAACGATTTCAAACGAGAGTGTTTTTTAGGAGGATGTCTCAAAAGTTGATAGGACAGGCATTCTTGCCTGTCACTGTCACGTTTGTGAATATGACAGGTTTTCGGCAGACAAGAATGTCTGCCCTACTATTGTTTCCCCTTTTTAGACGGCTCACTTTTGCCATAGACGGAAGAGAAACCGATTCATCGGTTTCAAACATCAACGCGAACGGATGGATTGAATGAAAACACTTCAACAGTCATTTTCCGTCGCCTTTCAGTATCCTGTACATTTTACTCAGGGAATTTTTCAGCAGGAAAATCCTCTCATCAGGAACATCTTCTCGGCAAATCTGAACGGATATGCTAAAAGAAAAGTGTTTGTTGTGATTGATGACGGCGTGCAGAAATGTTTTCCTACACTCCATCAGGAAATCAAAAACTATTTTTCAACCTTTAACGGAAGCATTGAATTATGCGGTGAACCGCTTATAATTCCCGGCGGTGAGTTTTCCAAGAACGATAACGGATTAGCCCGTCAAATCATTAAGGCGATTAATGATTTTGGCATTGACAGACATTCGTATGTCATAGCAATCGGCGGCGGAGCGATGCTTGACCTTGTTGGGTTTGCGGCGGCGATTGCACACAGGGGAATCCGACACATCAGAATTCCGACAACCGTTCTTTCGCAAAATGATTCCGGCGTTGGAGTGAAGAACGGTATCAATGCATTCGGGAAGAAAAATTTTCTCGGTACGTTTGTTCCGCCGTATGCTGTCATCAACGATAGTCAGTTTCTTACTTCATTGCATGACAGAGATTGGCGTTCAGGAATTGCCGAAGCAATTAAAGTCGCGTTGATTAAAGATGCATCGTTCTTCAAATACATAGAAGAACACACAACTCAATTGCTTTCCCGCGATATGGCAACGATGGAACAGGTGATTTATCATTGTGCCGAGTTGCATTTGAATCATATCAGAAGCGGCGACCCGTTCGAGTTGGGAACTTCGCGCCCGTTAGATTTCGGTCATTGGTCGGCGCACAAACTTGAGCAACTCACGTTGTATTCGATTCGACACGGAGAGGCAGTCGCGCTTGGCATCGCGCTCGACTCGACGTATTCATATTTGTCAGGCATGTTACCGGAGAGAGAGTTGGAAAAAATTCTCTCGTTGCTTAAGACATTGAAATTTGAATTATACATTCCCGAAATGTCATTCCATCTTGAAGATGAGCAACATCCGTTGAACATGATGAACGGACTGAACGAGTTCCGGGAACATCTCGGCGGCGTATTGACGATTATGTTGTTGGAACAAATCGGAAGGGGCGTGGAAGTGCATGAAATGAATTTATCGAAAATCAGAGAAGCGGTTCGCTTACTTGAAGCGCGCTCGAAGTGAGTAAGAGATTTTTTTTCACCGCCCAACGGGTCGCATTCAAACTTCGCACATTAGTCGCGAAGGACACAATATAGTTTTTCATCAATTTTATGCTCATTCAAAACGATTATCATCTTACCTACTGCACCAACACTCACACCGGAGAAACATGGAGCGAAGTATTTCAAAGTTTGAAGGATTATCTTCCGTTCATCAAATCTTCCGTCGCGCCGGAACAGCCTTTTGGCGTAGGACTTCGCCTCTCTAATATTGCAAGCGTACAACTTCTTCAGGGAGATTTACTCAATCAATTTTCCGAATGGCTGTATGAAAACAATCTTTATGTTTTTACCATCAACGGTTTTCCCTACGGCGATTTTCACGGCGGCACGGTAAAAGAAAAAGTCTACCTTCCTGACTGGACGAATCATAAACGTGTCTATTACACGAAACGGTTGTTTACAATACTCGCACGTCTTCTTCCGAAAGAGATAGATGGCGGAATTTCCACTGTCCCGATTTCTTACAAACGATGGTTCAACGAAAATGAAAGCGTCATACAACAAACCTTTAACGCATCAACGAAGAATATTCTCTCAGTCGTTAAACATCTTCACGAGATTCATCTTCAGACAGGAAAAATTCTTCATCTCGATATTGAGCCGGAGCCGGATTGTTTGATTGAAACGACGGCGGAGTTTATCAGTTTCTTTCAGGAACGATTGTTGCCCGCTGGCCATGAATTTTTCAAAAACAAACTCAACAACTCCGAATCAACTATTGAGGAACTTATCAGACGACATGTGCGGATGTGCTACGATATTTGCCATCAGGCGGTTGAGTTTGAAACGCCTTCGGAGGTTTTCAAGCAACTCAGCGAAGCGGGAATTTCAATCGGTAAAATTCAAATCACTTCCGCGCTCAGTGCAAAAATTGTTCCCGGTGAAGAATTAATCTTTAAACTGTTGCAACCGTTTGCCGAGTCCATGTATCTCCATCAGACAACAATACAGGATAGAAGCGGAACGCTCGAACGTCACGCCGACCTTTCGGCAGGAATTGAACGACTTCTCAGAGTCGAATCTGGTGAATTGAGAACGCATTTCCATGTTCCAATCTTCATGACTGAATATGGCGGATTAACTTCCACGCAGAATGAAATCGTACAAGTGTTGAACGAGTTAAAGAACACGCACCACACAAATCATTTCGAAGTAGAAACGTACACATGGGATGTTCTTCCGAAATCACAGCGGATAAATCTTCGCGACTCGATTGTGCGTGAATTGCAATGGGTGAAAGAACAATTCGAGAAGAAGGAATGAGAGATGAAGAAAACAGTTGTCATCAATGTAGTTGGATTGACGA is drawn from Ignavibacteriota bacterium and contains these coding sequences:
- a CDS encoding EboA domain-containing protein, translating into MNTVHFQANLSATKEFLFRLISKNVTTDANTWLQSVTDETQTERRKYLAFSMAPRHTGKSQLTLSEAELTEAKNIRKNWRPELWSAEQATRVLILLSFFNGDFGAFKKTLDTLFLSADVGELVALYSSLPLLPNPTEFAARASEGVRTNMTSVFDAVVLNNPYPSEYLSEQAWNQMVLKAIFVGRPLYKIIGLDERRNPELARMVSDFAHERWAAGRTVTPEAWRLVAPFLQTNESLQNDLKKVENDSNHLQQKAAALVLREAGISSTRIEDTRSWQTLADEWYSK
- a CDS encoding TatD family hydrolase; the encoded protein is MNTQPLKFIDPHVHMSSRTTDDYEAMHKAGIVAVIEPAFWQGQLRTSVGSFRDYFSSLIGWERFRASQFGIKHYCTIGLNSKEANNEALSEEVMEILPLFVCKDGVVGVGEIGYDDQTAAEDKYFRAQIELAKEVNLPIQIHTPHRDKKAGTSRSMDVCNEHKVDPSLVIVDHNNEETVKEVLDRGFWAAFTLYPFTKMGPERMVEIVHQYGSRHIMINSAADWGISDPLAMPKTAAMMLERGIPREHVIDVCYNNALAAFSQSGQMREEDWLNPQEINRLEKFGGNTVLRGGQPTQVEATSRVK
- the eboC gene encoding UbiA-like protein EboC (EboC, a homolog the polyprenyltransferase UbiA, belongs to system of proteins involved in the trafficking of precursor metabolites to an extracytoplasmic compartment so that the biosynthesis of certain natural products, such as scytonemin, can be completed.); its protein translation is MKLISFLRLARPANILTAIADIMLGYAVSGLVSYSSTSLDFSIAEYQSFIFLILSTIGLYGGGIVFNDVFDAELDARERPERLIPSGKVSKISAIIFGVILFLGAIISASQISTTSVVISFIIIGLSLFYDAIGKHLFFGPINMGLCRAMNLLLGMSAVPSALSTHWYVALIPLLYISSVTMFSRSEVQGGGRSTLVFGFVINILITISVLIFSVISLHTILGTLPFLFFFFLFTNIPLVKAIKEPSANQIRNAVRAGVIGLILLDASIAVSFGGWGYALMIVLLLPVSIFLSKRFAVT
- a CDS encoding 3-dehydroquinate synthase, which codes for MKTLQQSFSVAFQYPVHFTQGIFQQENPLIRNIFSANLNGYAKRKVFVVIDDGVQKCFPTLHQEIKNYFSTFNGSIELCGEPLIIPGGEFSKNDNGLARQIIKAINDFGIDRHSYVIAIGGGAMLDLVGFAAAIAHRGIRHIRIPTTVLSQNDSGVGVKNGINAFGKKNFLGTFVPPYAVINDSQFLTSLHDRDWRSGIAEAIKVALIKDASFFKYIEEHTTQLLSRDMATMEQVIYHCAELHLNHIRSGDPFELGTSRPLDFGHWSAHKLEQLTLYSIRHGEAVALGIALDSTYSYLSGMLPERELEKILSLLKTLKFELYIPEMSFHLEDEQHPLNMMNGLNEFREHLGGVLTIMLLEQIGRGVEVHEMNLSKIREAVRLLEARSK
- the eboE gene encoding metabolite traffic protein EboE, coding for MLIQNDYHLTYCTNTHTGETWSEVFQSLKDYLPFIKSSVAPEQPFGVGLRLSNIASVQLLQGDLLNQFSEWLYENNLYVFTINGFPYGDFHGGTVKEKVYLPDWTNHKRVYYTKRLFTILARLLPKEIDGGISTVPISYKRWFNENESVIQQTFNASTKNILSVVKHLHEIHLQTGKILHLDIEPEPDCLIETTAEFISFFQERLLPAGHEFFKNKLNNSESTIEELIRRHVRMCYDICHQAVEFETPSEVFKQLSEAGISIGKIQITSALSAKIVPGEELIFKLLQPFAESMYLHQTTIQDRSGTLERHADLSAGIERLLRVESGELRTHFHVPIFMTEYGGLTSTQNEIVQVLNELKNTHHTNHFEVETYTWDVLPKSQRINLRDSIVRELQWVKEQFEKKE